One Hermetia illucens chromosome 4, iHerIll2.2.curated.20191125, whole genome shotgun sequence DNA segment encodes these proteins:
- the LOC119653627 gene encoding protein SMG9 isoform X2, which yields MSEGRKNKKGGGKKESKRTVILSKREGTSKDEKSSKKTQVEEKIQPKILLKVKEREPTPSATPIVIATRESHDPPSSQSPSTISIQSKEREAGPSPVNITIEQPVQPIPQMSRSVPLISSALYQVNQNAAKFFMKTNTDFFVVSVIGTQGVGKSTILNLLTSDDNRDDIFNHYFKEKEGIFPVKPKNGSLSSCPRTESIQMFITKDRMILLDCPPVLCNSYRKDATLNELDDIKLLIFILTASHLVIVVQDDYFNLNLIRLLQFAELAKPNPDNKCFIADYFPNMLFVRNNGKRIDFLAEEKVKKQAILRHFFKRSHLKIYVGQWDKQKKGRQEGGERCVNYFVFPEVKSDALNAYHPSLELVIADLRNRVYMSPRNQMYNGNTELTEGLWFELISSTASNKRNFFLSAYEDIRRSHNHTGAESGSKGSMGYGDVD from the exons GAAAGTAAACGTACTGTGATTCTAAGTAAAAGAGAAGGTACCAGTAAGGATGAAAAGTCTTCTAAAAAAACTCAAGTGGAGGAGAAAATTCAACCGAAAATCCTCCTCAAAGTGAAGGAAAGAGAACCAACTCCATCTGCGACTCCCATTGTCATAGCAACACGAGAAAGCCATGACCCTCCATCGTcacaaagccctagtactatcagtatccaaagtaaagaaagagaggctggaccctcacctgtaaacataactattg AACAACCCGTGCAGCCGATACCTCAGATGAGtcgttctgttcctctgatctcgagTGCGCtttatcaagttaaccaaaACGCAGCTAAATTCTTCATGAAAACGAATACTGACTTTTTCGTAGTGAGCGTAATAGGAACGCAGGGTGTTGGCAAATCAACAATCCTAAATCTTTTAACCTCCGACGACAATCGCGATGATATTTTCAATCACTATTTCAAGGAAAAGGAGGGCATATTTCCAGTCAAACCAAAGAACGGATCATTGTCGTCATGCCCACGTACCGAATCTATTCAGATGTTTATCACAAAAGATCGCATGATATTGCTTGACTGTCCGCCAGTTCTATGCAATTCGTATCGTAAAGATGCAACGTTGAATGAATTGGATGATATCaaacttttaatatttattctaaCAGCAAGTCATTTGGTGATTGTCGtgcaagatgactacttcaatTTGAACTTGATACGTCTCCTGCAATTCGCAGAACTGGCTAAGCCAAATCCTGACAATAAATGCTTCATTGCAGACTACTTCCCGAATATGCTGTTTGTAAGGAACAATGGAAAACGTATTGATTTCCTGGCAGaggaaaaagttaaaaaacaGGCAATCTTGCGACATTTTTTCAAACGAAGTCATTTGAAAATATACGTTGGACAGTGGGATAAACAGAAGAAAGGTCGGCAAGAAGGCGGAGAAAGGTGTGTGAATTATTTCGTTTTTCCCGAAGTTAAAA GTGACGCCCTAAATGCTTACCACCCCAGCTTAGAACTCGTTATAGCTGATCTTCGAAACCGCGTCTACATGTCGCCACGAAATCAAATGTATAATGGAAATACTGAGCTAACCGAGGGGCTTTGGTTTGAACTGATATCCTCAACCGCTTCCAACAAGAGGAATTTCTTTCTGTCAGCATATGAAGACATTCGGAGGAGCCACAACCATACTGGCGCCGAATCAGGATCGAAAGGTTCAATGGGATACGGAGATGTTGATTAA
- the LOC119653627 gene encoding protein SMG9 isoform X1 — MSEGRKNKKGGGKKIFYYQQESKRTVILSKREGTSKDEKSSKKTQVEEKIQPKILLKVKEREPTPSATPIVIATRESHDPPSSQSPSTISIQSKEREAGPSPVNITIEQPVQPIPQMSRSVPLISSALYQVNQNAAKFFMKTNTDFFVVSVIGTQGVGKSTILNLLTSDDNRDDIFNHYFKEKEGIFPVKPKNGSLSSCPRTESIQMFITKDRMILLDCPPVLCNSYRKDATLNELDDIKLLIFILTASHLVIVVQDDYFNLNLIRLLQFAELAKPNPDNKCFIADYFPNMLFVRNNGKRIDFLAEEKVKKQAILRHFFKRSHLKIYVGQWDKQKKGRQEGGERCVNYFVFPEVKSDALNAYHPSLELVIADLRNRVYMSPRNQMYNGNTELTEGLWFELISSTASNKRNFFLSAYEDIRRSHNHTGAESGSKGSMGYGDVD, encoded by the exons ATTTTCTATTATCAACAGGAAAGTAAACGTACTGTGATTCTAAGTAAAAGAGAAGGTACCAGTAAGGATGAAAAGTCTTCTAAAAAAACTCAAGTGGAGGAGAAAATTCAACCGAAAATCCTCCTCAAAGTGAAGGAAAGAGAACCAACTCCATCTGCGACTCCCATTGTCATAGCAACACGAGAAAGCCATGACCCTCCATCGTcacaaagccctagtactatcagtatccaaagtaaagaaagagaggctggaccctcacctgtaaacataactattg AACAACCCGTGCAGCCGATACCTCAGATGAGtcgttctgttcctctgatctcgagTGCGCtttatcaagttaaccaaaACGCAGCTAAATTCTTCATGAAAACGAATACTGACTTTTTCGTAGTGAGCGTAATAGGAACGCAGGGTGTTGGCAAATCAACAATCCTAAATCTTTTAACCTCCGACGACAATCGCGATGATATTTTCAATCACTATTTCAAGGAAAAGGAGGGCATATTTCCAGTCAAACCAAAGAACGGATCATTGTCGTCATGCCCACGTACCGAATCTATTCAGATGTTTATCACAAAAGATCGCATGATATTGCTTGACTGTCCGCCAGTTCTATGCAATTCGTATCGTAAAGATGCAACGTTGAATGAATTGGATGATATCaaacttttaatatttattctaaCAGCAAGTCATTTGGTGATTGTCGtgcaagatgactacttcaatTTGAACTTGATACGTCTCCTGCAATTCGCAGAACTGGCTAAGCCAAATCCTGACAATAAATGCTTCATTGCAGACTACTTCCCGAATATGCTGTTTGTAAGGAACAATGGAAAACGTATTGATTTCCTGGCAGaggaaaaagttaaaaaacaGGCAATCTTGCGACATTTTTTCAAACGAAGTCATTTGAAAATATACGTTGGACAGTGGGATAAACAGAAGAAAGGTCGGCAAGAAGGCGGAGAAAGGTGTGTGAATTATTTCGTTTTTCCCGAAGTTAAAA GTGACGCCCTAAATGCTTACCACCCCAGCTTAGAACTCGTTATAGCTGATCTTCGAAACCGCGTCTACATGTCGCCACGAAATCAAATGTATAATGGAAATACTGAGCTAACCGAGGGGCTTTGGTTTGAACTGATATCCTCAACCGCTTCCAACAAGAGGAATTTCTTTCTGTCAGCATATGAAGACATTCGGAGGAGCCACAACCATACTGGCGCCGAATCAGGATCGAAAGGTTCAATGGGATACGGAGATGTTGATTAA